In Bombus pyrosoma isolate SC7728 linkage group LG18, ASM1482585v1, whole genome shotgun sequence, a single genomic region encodes these proteins:
- the LOC122577208 gene encoding sphingolipid delta(4)-desaturase DES1 isoform X2 has product MGQHVSRTDFEWVYTEEPHASRRKIILEKYPQIKKLFGYDPKFKWVVTGMVLTQFISIYFVKNLSYPMLLLLAYCFGGVINHSLMLAIHEIAHNLAFGHARPRANRLFGYFANLPIGIPVSVSFKKYHLIHHRYQGDEKLDTDLPTLLEAKLFCTTFGKFCWLCLQPFFYAFRPLVVYPMAPTLMEYINLVIQLTFDSLIWYFLGGKALLYLLSGSAMAMGLHPVAGHFISEHYMYRKGFETYSYYGPLNWITFNVGYHNEHHDFPAVPGSRLPEVKRIASEFYDNLPQHNSWVSVLYDFIMDPDIGPYARMKRKHKGLTS; this is encoded by the exons atGGGTCAACACGTTTCGAGAACTGATTTTGAGTGGGTTTACACAGAAGAACCTCATGCATCACGACGTAAAATAATCTTAG aaaaatatccacaaataaaaaaattatttggatATGACCCAAAGTTTAAATGGGTAGTAACAGGGATGGTCTTAACTCAGTTTATCtccatatattttgtaaaaaatttaagttaTCCAATGTTGTTACTTCTAGCATATTGTTTTGGAGGTGTAATTAATCATTCTCTTATGTTAG caATACATGAAATAGCACATAATCTTGCTTTTGGACATGCTAGACCCAGAGCTAATAGattatttggatattttgctAATTTACCTATAGGTATACCAGTATCAGTcagctttaaaaaatatcatcttATACACCACCGc tATCAAGGTGATGAAAAATTAGATACAGATTTACCAACACTACTagaagcaaaattattttgcacaACATTTGGAAAATTCTGTTGGTTATGTCTACAGCCatttttttatgcatttagaCCTCTTGTTGTTTATCCAATGGCACCTACATTAatggaatatataaatttagtaataCAACTTACTTTTGATAGTTTGATATGGTATTTTCTTG gtGGAAAAGCCTTACTCTATTTACTTTCTGGATCAGCAATGGCAATGGGATTACACCCTGTTGCTGGACATTTTATATCAgaacattatatgtatagaaagGGTTTCGAAACTTATAGTTATTATGGCCCACTAAATTGGATTACATTTAATGTTGGATACCATAACGAACATCATGATTTTCCTGCTGTTCCTGGTTCGAGATTACCAGAA GTAAAACGAATTGCTTCTGAGTTTTATGATAACTTACCACAGCATAACTCTTGGGTTTCTGTTCTATATGATTTCATTATGGATCCTGATATAGGTCCATATGCAAGAATGAAGCGAAAACATAAAGGACTtacttcataa
- the LOC122577208 gene encoding sphingolipid delta(4)-desaturase DES1 isoform X1 yields the protein MPCRDSNYDQLMGQHVSRTDFEWVYTEEPHASRRKIILEKYPQIKKLFGYDPKFKWVVTGMVLTQFISIYFVKNLSYPMLLLLAYCFGGVINHSLMLAIHEIAHNLAFGHARPRANRLFGYFANLPIGIPVSVSFKKYHLIHHRYQGDEKLDTDLPTLLEAKLFCTTFGKFCWLCLQPFFYAFRPLVVYPMAPTLMEYINLVIQLTFDSLIWYFLGGKALLYLLSGSAMAMGLHPVAGHFISEHYMYRKGFETYSYYGPLNWITFNVGYHNEHHDFPAVPGSRLPEVKRIASEFYDNLPQHNSWVSVLYDFIMDPDIGPYARMKRKHKGLTS from the exons atGGGTCAACACGTTTCGAGAACTGATTTTGAGTGGGTTTACACAGAAGAACCTCATGCATCACGACGTAAAATAATCTTAG aaaaatatccacaaataaaaaaattatttggatATGACCCAAAGTTTAAATGGGTAGTAACAGGGATGGTCTTAACTCAGTTTATCtccatatattttgtaaaaaatttaagttaTCCAATGTTGTTACTTCTAGCATATTGTTTTGGAGGTGTAATTAATCATTCTCTTATGTTAG caATACATGAAATAGCACATAATCTTGCTTTTGGACATGCTAGACCCAGAGCTAATAGattatttggatattttgctAATTTACCTATAGGTATACCAGTATCAGTcagctttaaaaaatatcatcttATACACCACCGc tATCAAGGTGATGAAAAATTAGATACAGATTTACCAACACTACTagaagcaaaattattttgcacaACATTTGGAAAATTCTGTTGGTTATGTCTACAGCCatttttttatgcatttagaCCTCTTGTTGTTTATCCAATGGCACCTACATTAatggaatatataaatttagtaataCAACTTACTTTTGATAGTTTGATATGGTATTTTCTTG gtGGAAAAGCCTTACTCTATTTACTTTCTGGATCAGCAATGGCAATGGGATTACACCCTGTTGCTGGACATTTTATATCAgaacattatatgtatagaaagGGTTTCGAAACTTATAGTTATTATGGCCCACTAAATTGGATTACATTTAATGTTGGATACCATAACGAACATCATGATTTTCCTGCTGTTCCTGGTTCGAGATTACCAGAA GTAAAACGAATTGCTTCTGAGTTTTATGATAACTTACCACAGCATAACTCTTGGGTTTCTGTTCTATATGATTTCATTATGGATCCTGATATAGGTCCATATGCAAGAATGAAGCGAAAACATAAAGGACTtacttcataa